The DNA region TCAAATGAAGCACAAGTTGCACCATAAGATGATTGAAATACAGGTACTTCAGAAAATCAATGCTGAATTGCTGATATATCCTAATATCTAAAATAAGATGTTCGCACATTATAGGCAAATGTTGTTTTAAAACTAGTACTTCATTATCCATTTATCATGTGAAGTATGTACTTTTTAGGATTTTACTTATCTACACTTACATTCACAAATTTCACATTATTGTAGCAACCAGCAGGGCGTGTATGTGGATGCAGGGGAATGACCCAATAATGTAAATATTTTTACATTGTTAGCTATAGAAGTTATAGAACTCTGCCTTTCATGGCAATGATTTAGCAGCTACATGGAATAGTTAATTATGTAAATATAACGAAGATTTTATAGACAtaacaataatataatttgtaTCGAATTTGTAAAATGAACTTGGAGAAACATTTCAGATAATCACCTATATATGTGCGGCATTTAATATCCATCTTAAGGTCACTAGAAATTCCCCGTTAATTGCTTTTCATCCTATACCTGCAATACACAAAACAAGATAGATACTTAATTagcaaaagaaacaaaaggaagaaacGATATATACCATAGTACAATATACAAACAGAGAGAAAATGAACAGACAAAATATATTAAAGAGGTAAAAATGATTACACATGATGACTCGATCACTTCTAGGATTTGGCAATGGGAAAAATGTctagaagataaaagaaaaaacgaaaaagaGATTAAACGTCGAACGCATCAATCACATAAAGAGGTGAGGTAATTAATCCGCGGTACACAGTACTATATATCAAAAAATTGGGACTCATTTATATTTCTATTGAATTTGCTAAGAACGGATTGACACAAAAATATATATCAATCCTGTTAATGACAAACACTCTTCATACatcaaatatattatatattcttCCATCCTCtgttcttctttttatttatttatttataaaagtaTATATGTTCCGAGTAGTCCCATTTGCTCTCTCCCTTGTCCGTGGAAAATAGCTGCTATTATTGCCAGTGGTGGCCATGGTGAATCAAGTAAATATGGCCACTGTTATTCCCATGACCATGGTAAACATATTGAGGAATTTTTCCGGCAACTTTCTCGTGACACATGAGCGGTAATGATCTTGTTCTAGTATGACGGACGCACGAATAtgatgtttctttatatgatcttggacaatttttatattttgatgagTTGAGGATAGTAGAAGTACTAGCAGATGTGGAACAAAATGACGACTCCGGTGACGTGGCATCATGATTGCTAATGGTGGTGTTGGTGGATGAGGTGGAAGAAATGGAAGGTGGaggagatacaagttttaattTTGTAGATTTGGGTGGTAATAAAAAAGCTCTGATCTTGAGAGATGACGATGGAGTTGCAGCATGATCATATTCTTCAATGAGATTGGCTAGATCTTCATCACATGTGATAGACACAAGAGCATCTAAATCTTCACTTGGCAGTTGACACCTTAAACTCACTGATGCTCCACACATCTCCCCTAGCTTCACCATTAGCTCTATAACAAcaatcaaaaatataaaattaattaaaagaataagaaaaaaataaaaaactatccTTTTTGTATTTGATTTCATATATGGTGTTGGTTTTTTTAAAAGATGAAGCAACAAAAAGATTTAAAGTAttgattgaaaaaaaaattcaataattttattaagcaTAACAAGGCTTTAAATAGCTAATTAAGGACAAAAAATTCacataatttaaaattcaaaaaacctAAAATATCTCAACTAACTTAAACAatctaatacaacaacaacaacccagtataatcccactactGAGGTctgagagggtagtgtgtacgcagaccttacccctaccctggaatagagaggctgtttccgatagaccattgGCTTCCTCcttccaagaactctccaccttgttcttggggtgactcgaactcacaatctcttggttggaagtggagggtgcttatcactagagcaactcactcttgtcTTAAACAATCTAATAGAAAGTTTAAATTAAAATTCATCTTAAAACTAAGCAACTTATGCTAAAAAAGTTGCAAAATTTCAACATAGTCTAAAAACATAAACACTTTTTTAACACATGTAAAAGGTACTCTTAATaagaacttttatttttaaagaagttaTGATATTTTTACACTAACATGTTAATAAGAATACAATGAAAGTTTAAAAAAATTTAGAATACAAAATATGTTACTTTAAAAAACAAAATTAGAAAAGcatcatataaaataaaacagaCAAGGTGAAATTTTTATAAACAACATAAATAGTTTTTCATTATAAGGAATAGAAAAAGTAATTACCTGCAAAAGAAATGCAACGATGAACGGAGAGGACACGAGTTTCACCACCATAGTAACGGAGTTTGCCATCGGTGTGACGGGGGATAATCTTGCCACCATAACTACAAAGGAATTTAAGAGGAACGTTACGGGAGTTAATGGATGGACCAACCATTCTATTTTGCAACTGTAGTAATCGATTGGAGAGATGGGTCCTCTGGTTGTTTCTTTAGATAATTTggaagagactagagaggtatGAAAAGTGGCTTTGAAGAAGCTCTTTTGTCGATTGCTCCTCAAGCCTATGTAAGGATCCCTTTACTACTTATTTATAGAGTTGGCTTGGCCCGATAGAATTGGACTCGGGTTGTGTTGGGTCGGGTCGGGTAGGGAAAACCATTTTGAACACGTCACCTAAGATTCCCATACAGATGGGCCCCGCCTGACTtctgatttcttttttctttttctatctttccAACAAGTGTGTCCAGAACAGATGAATTGTCATCACAATTAATAGCATGAGCACCTAATTGGTTACTAGATTACGTACTTGTGTTCCATACTCTACAGTTAATATGTATGACACGCCCGTTATAGCATGATGTTTACTTCATTTTTAGATCTCCCAATTACAACTGTTATAGCAATTTACAAGTTATTATAGAACATCTTAACCTAATGATATATGATGGACTTTCAGTATGAAGAGGATAGGTCACGTACATTAATGGAATATGTTGGATATCCGGTCAATCAAGGTTAAAAGTAAGGGTGGTAAACGGGCGGGTCGGTTCAGATATGGGTCGGGTTGAAAACGAGTAATGCAAAAACGGTTAAATTATCTGACCCGACTCATATtcaatacggataaaaaacgggttaatcGATGTGACTTCttgaatataatcactttaggaaaaatttctagtctcccaaacttaagaaaccctcattttttaaaaaatattaaaattaaactcaTTAATTATCCATCATTGGTTAGAAAACTTGAGGATATCTCGTCGCAAAGCTGATCTCTTTTACTCTACGACAAGTAGATCTCTTTTACTACGACTTCGATTGCCGTATCGGTAAAAATAACTCTCACTTAAGTGGATGAGTTTCTTTGATCTCCACAGACAATATACTTTCTGCGTCAGACAATATACCTTCTTCGTAAAGACTGCAGAAAGTATATCTAACTCTGGCCTTTTATTACCCAATGAAATTAAGAATTTCTTTTCTTTACCCATAAATGgtgtatttataaatacatatTTATGATGTTAGATGGAGAATTAGCTAATAAGCTAATTAGCAACCCATAAGTTGAATGCGACTCAATAAAAATATTCCAACAGCATATACAATAGAAAGAAGAAGAGGGCGAGTTAGCATCCTGAACCTCAATCATGTAAAATAGAATTGTTTAGTCtaaaaaaaatggataacaattgaatttatatgcggtTTGAAAGATATGTAGACTAATTCAATACACCTGATTAATAGCATTAGATGAGCAAATTAAAGATAGAATAAACAGCCAAACCAGTAGTAGCGTTGAGTTCAAGCTCGGTTGTGGGCCTAACAATTAGCCTGCCTTCGGTTCGGAACCAAACACTTATGAAGAACTATGAACAAaattaagaactttgaataacctTTAGCACCAGAGAAAACAAATGTACATTCCCTTGATATACATGTTACAATGTCCCTATTGAATAATcagcttcccctttatatagtagggaagttTTACCATAAGTACAactctaaaaaaggtaaaaatcttccttttcgCTAATCACTTATCTGCTGCCGATACggccgagattcacgccgtgatatccggttggacACGGATATCACAACTCTTTGTTAATCGTGTGCGGTCGTTTGGTAATATTTTTCGAGGTCTTGGAACTCGAACCGAACCCGGGGGCGTGATCTCAATGGCTCCGAGGGAAGGTGTTTTGTTCGGGCCTTGTTACGAGAGGCTCCTGGCTTCGATTCCGATTCCTTGTAGTCATGTCCTTGATTCGTTTTCCTCACCGAAAAATCGGGGTGCTCATTAGCCTCAGTTTTAcacgtatacagatagtcccctcgtttctcagagagTAGGTTTGCCGAAACGATGAGAAACGATAGATGTTCTCTGGTTCCTTCCTCCGTACGTTACGACGAAGAAGtcgaaacgtcccatcagtcgcgtcgttctgacttcggacacgtgtcaaTCATCGGCTGGTTACCTCCAAAATGTTAAGTGTCGCCTACTTCCCCTATAAAAGCTCCTACCCCCTGTTCTTTCTCCACTTTTCGATCAAGCTTCTACCTTCGAATTCTCTAACTATCACCAatttccttcaaaccttcatatatTCATCTTTGATCTTCAAATCCTCATAGTTGTTCTTAGGTTTTTACCCAGATTTTCTTCGAATCTTCTTACTCTATTCTTCAGCCTTTAAACTTGTTCCTTCAAACCTCTATACTTTTTCTTTAAATCTTCAAACTTTCTCAGATAGTAATGGCAAAAATTTTCAAGTCAGTCCCTCAGTAGGCTGCCTCTTCATCTTCCAAATCGGCCGCCAGTACTGAGGCGGTCGCTCCCGAAATAATTCTCGAGACAGCTGCTCTCGAAGTGGCTGCCACCAAACCAACTCCCGAGCCCCCCTTGAAAATGTATATTCTCAGGGGTTGTTCAATTGCGGACGACTTCAAGGTCGAGAAACCCTCATCCAAATAGGACCGGGGTGAAGGAgcatcgaggtatatatgctccgTTACCGAAGACGTCCTTCCCGCGATCCGAGAGGATTGTAAATGGGAAGTCAAGGACGTATAGTCCCCGAGCCCGAGGATGCTATTACTACCCGCGTGGAGAggtacttaagtgtttacacttaccccttcacactggaCCCGGTCAACCAAGTTGTTTCAGATTTTTGCAAGAGATACGAGGTGTGCATTGGGAAAATCCACCCGTATCTATGGAGGATCGTATCCTCCTCTGTTACTTTGTGAATAACATCAAGTCTCGTCAGTTCACCATCGACCACCTGCTCCGCCTATATAGTCCTCGAATTTTTCGAGGGGGACTAATCAAGCTTACTCATCGAGCCAGCAAGGCCCCATTTTCGAGTATTGACGAAGATCGAGACCGAGCCTGGCAGGGGCTCTTCGTTCGGGTGAAGACCGAAGATCTGATCCCTCCCGAGTtcatgccattccccgagaagtggaatgcatctcgtaagtgCAACCCTTCCTTAAATGTCAATTTCTCCTTCAAATAGCTATTATTGTGTCCTTAGATCACATCATACTaacctttcttctttcttttataggtTTTCCTAAGAATACCGAGCTTGGGCCTTTGGAAGAGGACGAAGACGCATCCTTATCTGTTGATCCCTCCATTGCGGGACAGCCCGGGGCTACCGCGGgggaaagaaaaataggaaaagaaaaccTTCGGGCTCCCCAGGTCCTAAGGTGAAACCAAAGAAGAGGGTGGTTTGCAAGCCCAGGAAGAGCACCAACTCCCGGGTGCCAGACTCCGATTCGCTTCTCTAGCTCAAGGATGAATCGAAAGAAGACCTCATTTTTATCGCCCATGAAACGACCCCTCCCGGGGAGCAGGTAGCAGCTGAGGGGGAGACTCGTGAGGCTGACCTCCCTCAGACTCGAGAGGTCGATATGGAGACAGGGGTGCTCTGAAGGAAGTGCCCGGTGTAATAGAAATTATGGCGACGCCCTCCTACACCGAGTCCATGCCTGAGGAGGCCCAAGCAGGAAAAGAGAAGTCCAATGAAGAGGTTCATGGAGCAGAcgatccccttcattctttcttTGATAGCGTGGAATTGTCTACTTTGAAAGATTTTTCCGGGCTGAGTGACCTGGAAATCCCGAGGAAGGATACATCTTTGGAAGCTGGTGGCCCGAGTTCGAGCCCAAAATTGATTAATCAGTTTCTTGTTCCGAGTGTGGACCCTGGTCAGAAGAGATCGGTTGTCCTTACTTTCCCAGAGGATTCCCGAGTTCTATCTGCTCCCGTGGAAGTAGCCAGCCACCTCTgatgcctggtgaccgaggaAGACCAGGAAAAAATGAATGAGATGGATGTGCCGTGTCTTTTCAATGTGGCACAACATacgctgaaccgggtaaggcatcattacgtctttttaaattttacttaggttttgataTCTCTCGCGACTTTTATTACTTTGCAGGCCTCGGTACTTCACCATGAAAGCTTTCTCTAGTACCGTGTCGAGGTCAAccagctcgagcttgagctcaaGGAGCAAGCTCAAAAAAGGGATATGTACAAGCTCCTCAGTGAGCAACAAGACGGGGTCATCAAGGACCTTTAGGTCGAGCTGGATAGGGCTCAGAAGGAAGAATCGGCCCTGAGGCGAATATGCCGACTTGGGTAAAAAGGTAAAGGTCTTTAAAGTTAGAAACGAGGAACTAGTCGTAGTGGCTAATGATAAAACCTCACAAGTCCAACAGAAGATCGACCAGGTCGACCAACTCCGAAAGGAGATGAACGAGATCCAGGCCATGGCTGATGGGTGGAAGAGCAAGATGGATCTGTTGGCTTCGGAGAAGGAAACCACCAAGGCAAAGCTGTCTTTGGTAGAAGTTCAAATTCGGGTGGTGAAGGAGAAAGCTGACAAGCGGGCTCAGCTGAATAAAGATCTCCGAGCACAACTGAACTCGGTTGTCGCAGCACGGGACGCCCTCGATAAAGAGCTCGAAGCAATGAAATCCAAGCTGGAGACAACCTCTGCCGATGTCGAggagatggtggcccaatacaagGCTGACGTTGAAGTAGCCGAGGCCCGCCTGAAGACCAATGCGGAATACGTGAGGCGACTATTCATGCCCGAGGCTTCGACCTGTCAGCCGAGATCGAGGAAGAAATAAAGCTTGAGGCTGAGGCAAAGAAACTTTTCGAGCCCGAAGGTGCAGAGGGCTCTGAGGGTTCCGAGGGATCCGAAGGCTCTGACGATTCTAGCGGCGAATCGGGCCCCGGCAAAGATCAGGCATGAATGCCTTAGAActtttttagtttttgtattgtgtatatattttgtttattttgaggccgtTTTTATTGTGCCTTTGTAAATACATTCCGGAATATATGAAATTTCCCTTTTTGGCAATTTCAAGTCTCTACGTTTTTTAGCATCTTTTCATAATTTCTACTCTTGAAAATAtttctaatgccttagcatagaatcaaatgTAGTAACAAGTCGTTTGTTTTTCGGAGGTCCGAACATACCCTGACTTCGATGCAAATTTATTTGCTCGAGGCTTTGAAAACTCGGAGTGACCGGAAGTTTTCCCAAGATGCTTAAGTGATTTTAGATaatgcttttgccgagggtaaccttttagcaggttttaaatttttataaagTCCTTATGTTCTGATCACAAACTTCGGACATCTCCGAGTCGatttttgggatggttgtagTCTTTCGTGTTCAGGCActacctaataggttttgtgcctccgGGATTTGGTAGCCCGGTTTGCCCGAACTTATTtcggatgacagtccccgagtagaggtagcccttgggctcgatagtcccctAATAGGGATGGCCCTTAggctcgatagtccccgaataggggtagcccttaggctctaTGTTTGAATAGGCAAAATGTGTAATAGCAAGGTGgaaactttcttttatttatgtgtgtaaagtacatgatcgaAAGTGTGTAAAAGCTTGTATTATGGCTAAGGTAGCCTAAGCGAGCACGATTCATTTGACTGTTTGGCTCTTATAATAAATCCTAACCACCGAGCCTAAGCTATTCAAGTATAAAGTTTTCTTCTTTCCTTAACAAGATCCTTAACCCGAaggtgatggcccccagtattcgaggtcgatcttgGCAGGGCTCGGATATTGTTGATGCGCCCATTGCCTTTGATTTAAAATCGGTTTTTGAATCTAAGTTAACAtgatttactgttgcctcgttaaaaaccttgccagaaaacccaattgggacataaccggttcaagggaaaaagagtgcaatgcgtgctttctgACCTAATAGTCACATTCTCCTTTGGCTGTTTCCAGCAAGTGTTAGCCCGATTCATAACATTATAAAAAAGTAAATgagatcgtaccttagcagtagtatcgcttTAAGTGCGTCACGTTCCAGTTATTCGGTAGCGATGCACCATTTCCTACTTCGAGTTTGTACGAGCCCTTGCCGGCAATTCTGacgactcgatatggtccttcccaattcggtcctaatTTTCCCTCGTTCGGGTTTCGGGTATGCAGTGTtacttttcttaacaccaagtccccaatcttgaagtgtCAGAggttggttcttcgattgtaatatctttctatccgctgtttctgggcggccaaccggactaGTGCGTCCTCTcgtctttcatccaatagttccaggctcgtacTCATGGCCTCACCATTTGATTCTTCGGtcgcatatcggaacctgagtCTCGGTTCTCCCACTTTGACCAGTATTAATGCATCGGCACCGTAGACCAATGAAAACGGGGTGGCCCTGGTACTAGATTTTGAAGTTGTACAGTATGTCCACAAGACTTCGAGCAGAATTTCCTTCCACttccctttggcatcggtcaacctctttttcatattttggagTATGGACTTGTTTGTAGATTCTGCTTGTTCGTTCCCACTATGGTGATAAGGTATGGAGAGTATCTTTTTAATCTTGTGGTCTTCAAAAAACGTATTTACCTTGATGTCGATGAATTGCTTCCCACTATAACACACGATCTCGGCcggtatcccgaaccggcatattatgtggtcccaaataaagtcaatgACTTCCTTTTTTAGACTTTCTCAAACACTTGAGTttcgacccatttagagaaataatcggtcataaacaatatgaattgagccttaccgggtgcccacggcaggggaccgacgatgtccattccccatttcatgaacggctaTGGGGACAAAACTGAATGGAGTAGCtatccgggttgatggatcatcgatGCGTGTCTTTGACAGCCGTCGCATCTTCGTACAAagtcctttgcatctttctccaggtcgatccagtaatagctgGCCCTGATTATCTTTCGAACCAAAGATTCCGCCCCCAAATGATTTCCTCATGTTCCTTCATGAACTTCTCTCAAAACATATTCGGTATCTCTCGGCCCCAAGCATATGACGAGCGGGCCGTCGAATGTTCTTTTGAACAGAGTCCCTTCGGACAGGCTAAACCTGGCCGCCTTCGTGcgtagagctctcgattctttaggatccgagggaaAATTCCCAGTCTTtaaataatctatgtatttattctccaatcccaagttaaacttgttgattttatttcggcatggccttcttccactaccaatTTCATGGGTTGTACGACTTTTTGTGAGctaaattcatcatcatcaaccgaTGACTCCAAATTAGCCAAAGCATCAGCCTTGCTATTTTGATCTCGGGGTACAT from Nicotiana tabacum cultivar K326 chromosome 24, ASM71507v2, whole genome shotgun sequence includes:
- the LOC107820963 gene encoding RAF-like serine/threonine-protein kinase 20 isoform X3, yielding MVGPSINSRNVPLKFLCSYGGKIIPRHTDGKLRYYGGETRVLSVHRCISFAELMVKLGEMCGASVSLRCQLPSEDLDALVSITCDEDLANLIEEYDHAATPSSSLKIRAFLLPPKSTKLKLVSPPPSISSTSSTNTTISNHDATSPESSFCSTSASIG
- the LOC107820963 gene encoding RAF-like serine/threonine-protein kinase 20 isoform X2, producing the protein MVGPSINSRNVPLKFLCSYGGKIIPRHTDGKLRYYGGETRVLSVHRCISFAELMVKLGEMCGASVSLRCQLPSEDLDALVSITCDEDLANLIEEYDHAATPSSSLKIRAFLLPPKSTKLKLVSPPPSISSTSSTNTTISNHDATSPESSFCSTSANIFPIAKS
- the LOC107820963 gene encoding uncharacterized protein LOC107820963 isoform X1, whose amino-acid sequence is MVGPSINSRNVPLKFLCSYGGKIIPRHTDGKLRYYGGETRVLSVHRCISFAELMVKLGEMCGASVSLRCQLPSEDLDALVSITCDEDLANLIEEYDHAATPSSSLKIRAFLLPPKSTKLKLVSPPPSISSTSSTNTTISNHDATSPESSFCSTSASTSTILNSSKYKNCPRSYKETSYSCVRHTRTRSLPLMCHEKVAGKIPQYVYHGHGNNSGHIYLIHHGHHWQ